The proteins below are encoded in one region of Juglans microcarpa x Juglans regia isolate MS1-56 chromosome 4D, Jm3101_v1.0, whole genome shotgun sequence:
- the LOC121260193 gene encoding uncharacterized mitochondrial protein AtMg00810-like, protein MVTVHTLLAIATVYNWSLVQPDVKNAFLLRDLVEEVYMTLPPSFHTKGESKSKADYSLFTSSNGASFIALLVYVDGILIASNDSHVVDDLKLLLDTKFKLKDMGQLRYFLGLVVTRSPKGISLCQHKYALEILQDAGFLGAKPAAFPMEQNLKLSKDSGILLAGPTIFRRLIGRLLYPTITRPDLTFYVHWLKQYMDKPREPHLQAAYHILQYVKSTPRHGLFFPADSSFQIKAFTNSNWTSWPDTHKSTTGYCVFLGDSLVSWKSKKQQTISRSSAKAEYRSMATTICEIVWLLSLVSYFRVSHSNSAHLFCDNIATLHIAANPVFHENTKHMELDYHQFELGFLRHFMFVLNINLLMYLLKL, encoded by the exons ATGGTTACTGTTCATACACTTCTTGCCATAGCTACTGTTTATAATTGGTCTTTGGTTCAACCTGATGTGAAAAATGCTTTCTTACTTAGAGATTTAGTTGAGGAAGTTTATATGACACTTCCTCCTAGTTTTCATACTAAGGGGGAGTCTAAA TCTAAAGCTGATTATTCCTTGTTTACTAGTTCCAATGGTGCTTCTTTCATTGCACTTCTTGTGTATGTTGATGGTATCTTAATTGCAAGTAATGATTCACATGTTGTTGATGATTTGAAACTATTGCTGGATACTAAATTTAAGCTAAAAGATATGGGACAGCTTAGGTACTTCCTTGGTTTGGTAGTTACAAGATCTCCTAAAGGCATTTCCCTATGTCAACATAAGTATGCACTTGAGATATTACAAGATGCTGGATTTCTTGGTGCTAAACCAGCAGCTTttccaatggaacaaaatttgaaACTCAGTAAAGACAGTGGTATTCTATTGGCTGGTCCTACTATTTTTAGAAGATTAATTGGTAGATTATTATATCCTACCATTACACGGCCAGATCTCACCTTTTATGTTCATTGGCTTAAACAGTATATGGATAAACCCCGTGAACCTCACTTACAGGCTGCTTATCATATTCTGCAGTATGTCAAGTCCACTCCAAGACATGGATTATTTTTTCCAGCTGACTCTTCTTTTCAGATCAAAGCTTTTACAAATTCAAATTGGACTTCATGGCCTGATACTCACAAGTCTACTACGGGCTACTGTGTCTTTCTTGGAGATTCCTTGGTGTCCTGGAAATctaaaaaacaacaaacaatttCTCGTTCATCTGCGAAGGCAGAATATCGTTCGATGGCCACTACAATTTGTGAAATTGTCTGGCTTCTTTCCTTAGTCTCATATTTTAGAGTTTCTCATTCTAATAGTGCTCATTTGTTTTGTGATAACATAGCTACACTTCATATTGCTGCTAACCCTGTCTTTCACGAGAACACAAAGCATATGGAGCTTGATTACCATCAATTCGAGCTGGGATTCTTAAGACATTTCATGTTCGTTCTCAACATCAACTTGCTGATGTACTTATTAAAGCTTTAG